CGGGCCGAGACGTCGATCTCGTCGCCGCGCAGGCCGAGAGGATACCCGCCGCCGTCGAAGCGCTCGTGGTGCTGACCCACGATGGGCAGCAGGTCGGCGAAGGGCGCAATCGGCTCGAGGATGCGTACGCCGCGCATCGGATGCTCCTGCATCAGGGCCAACTCACCGGGCGTCAGCGGACCGAGCTTGTCGAGCACCGCCCCGGGAATCGCGAGCTTCCCGATGTCGTGCAGCAGGCCGCCGCGGCGCAGGCAGGACAGCCGCGCAGCCGGCAAGTTCAGTTCCTGCCCGATCCGCACCGCGAGCTCGGTCACCCGCTCGGAGTGGCCGGCGGTCCACGACGACTTCGCGTCGATCGCACGAGCGAACGCATTCAGCGTGCCGAGGTGCATCGCCTCGAGCTCGCGGAACTGGGTCTCGAGGCCGTTCGCCATCGCGTTGAACGAGCCGGCAAGCTCCTCGAACTCGTCACCGCTCCTGACGTCGACCCGTGTCGAGAAATCGCCTCGCTCGAGGCGTATGGTGGCCTGACGCAGCCGGTCGAGAGGCTGGAGGCTCGATCGAATGAGCCGGAGGCTGAGCAGGACGACCAGCCACAGTGTCGCCAGCAGGGTCAGCAGGAGACTCCGCGAAAAGGCCGTACTCGCCGCGAGGACCTCGTCGGCCGCTCTCGTGAAGACGACCGTGATCGGCGGTAGATGGTAGGGCGTTTCCAGAGGCAACGTGCGGTAGGCGACAATGAAGTTCTGCTCACCCTGTCGCCAGGTATCGTGGCCCACGCCCCGCGCGAGGAGCGCAGCCGTCAAACGCGGGCCGAAATCGGGCGGCACGGCGAGCGAGGTCGCGAGGATGCGTCCCCGCTCGTCGAGCACGGTGACGGCAGTCTCGTCTCGCACGGTGTCGCGGTTGTCGAGCGCCCACAGCCATGCGTCGTTGACGAGCACCGCGACACGCCCGTGCACGGTCGCGATCTCCGCGACCACACCGGCCGGGTCGAGCGAGCCAGCGATGCCCCCGCGCTCGAGGTGCAGCCGCCGTGTGTCCGACGCCTCCAAGGCAAACGGCAGACCGCTGACGCTCCGCTGCCGGCCCGCGTGGTCGATGACGGTGACGGCCAACACGGCGGCGTCATTGCCGTCGAGGCGGTCGAAGAGCGCAGCGACCGCCTCGTAAGGGCCTCCCGCCTCGGTGAGGGTCGCTGCCGCTCTCAGGTGCGACTCCACGTACTGCAGTCTGGCGACGGCCGCGAGACTCCACGATTTCAGCTCCTGCTCCAGATGCCGGACGGCCTGCTCACGGAGTTGCCCGCGAACGTCCCGCAGCGAGATGAGAGCGATGAGGCACAGCGGCGCGAGGACCGACAAGACAAACATCACGAGGATCCGGCGCGCGACGCGACTCCGCAGAAGGGATGCCGTCATGATGCCGCCTTGCCGGTCAGTAGTCCCGAGCCAGACCGATGAAGCCCCCGCTGTTGGCCCGTACCACGTCGTCCTGGCTGACCTTCGCGGTCAACGGTGAGGCCGACTTGCCGTCGCGGCCGGCGCTGTAGAGGTCGAAGTCGGAGTTGATGGGCACGAGGTTCCTGTCCTTGCGTGCCTGCCCAGTCACGTTGCGACCGCCGCCCCCCTTGCCCGGTCCCGACGGCGAGGGTGCCGTGCCGCTCGTGTCGATCCGCAGATACTCGTACGGATGCCCCCAGGGATCGATTGGCGGTGGGCTGGCGACCTCGGCCAGCGTCGCCGGGAGGTGGCCGCGCTCGTTGCGGAACATCTGGATCGCGCGGTCGAGCGCGTGGATCTCGCCGATCGCCCGCGTCACGCGCGCCTTCTCGACCGCTCCCCAGTAATGCGGAAGTGCCAGCGCCAGCAGTGTCCCGAGGAGCGCACTGGTCACCAGCATTTCGACGAGGCTCATGCCGCGCTCGTCGCGCGTCGCCGCGGCCGGGCCGCTTCCCGGTACCGGAACGACGGGGACTCGCGCGGCAGCGTCGACAGAGG
This genomic window from Acidobacteriota bacterium contains:
- a CDS encoding HD domain-containing protein, whose amino-acid sequence is MTASLLRSRVARRILVMFVLSVLAPLCLIALISLRDVRGQLREQAVRHLEQELKSWSLAAVARLQYVESHLRAAATLTEAGGPYEAVAALFDRLDGNDAAVLAVTVIDHAGRQRSVSGLPFALEASDTRRLHLERGGIAGSLDPAGVVAEIATVHGRVAVLVNDAWLWALDNRDTVRDETAVTVLDERGRILATSLAVPPDFGPRLTAALLARGVGHDTWRQGEQNFIVAYRTLPLETPYHLPPITVVFTRAADEVLAASTAFSRSLLLTLLATLWLVVLLSLRLIRSSLQPLDRLRQATIRLERGDFSTRVDVRSGDEFEELAGSFNAMANGLETQFRELEAMHLGTLNAFARAIDAKSSWTAGHSERVTELAVRIGQELNLPAARLSCLRRGGLLHDIGKLAIPGAVLDKLGPLTPGELALMQEHPMRGVRILEPIAPFADLLPIVGQHHERFDGGGYPLGLRGDEIDVSARVLAVADAFDAMTSNRPYRCGLDIDAAVRVIRGEAGRQFDPLVVEAFLRVLARGEKSEAA
- a CDS encoding prepilin-type cleavage/methylation domain-containing protein, giving the protein MSLVEMLVTSALLGTLLALALPHYWGAVEKARVTRAIGEIHALDRAIQMFRNERGHLPATLAEVASPPPIDPWGHPYEYLRIDTSGTAPSPSGPGKGGGGRNVTGQARKDRNLVPINSDFDLYSAGRDGKSASPLTAKVSQDDVVRANSGGFIGLARDY